One genomic segment of Streptomyces niveus includes these proteins:
- a CDS encoding zf-HC2 domain-containing protein, whose amino-acid sequence MTTYEQSGQGDGTTAHDAAAAYALGILDEADATAFEAHLAGCHICALHLEEFAGMEPMLAMLADNPDPFGQSSPFGRSDPFAQPAASGATASPFGRAATPSPPPAPAVTVQPSPRLLDRLVDEVAVKRAKRRRRSMYLVAAAAALVIGGPAVAVVATSADGGTSNQAADPHPTSPAEDAFMEHMPEKVEATDPVTKVTATVGMERKGWGTHAALELKNVKGPLKCSLIAVSKTGEEEIVTSWAVPKWGYGIPGSTHDVAKNPLYVHGGSAMDRNDIDHFEVRTFDGKRLVEVEA is encoded by the coding sequence ATGACAACGTACGAGCAGTCCGGGCAGGGCGACGGCACGACCGCGCACGACGCGGCGGCGGCGTACGCGCTCGGCATCCTGGACGAAGCCGACGCCACCGCCTTCGAGGCGCACCTGGCGGGCTGCCACATCTGCGCGCTCCATCTGGAGGAGTTCGCGGGGATGGAGCCGATGCTGGCCATGCTGGCGGACAACCCGGACCCGTTCGGACAGTCGTCCCCCTTCGGCCGGTCCGACCCCTTCGCCCAGCCGGCCGCGTCCGGCGCAACCGCCTCCCCGTTCGGGCGCGCCGCCACGCCCTCGCCGCCACCGGCGCCCGCCGTCACCGTGCAGCCCAGCCCCCGGCTCCTCGACCGGCTCGTCGACGAGGTCGCGGTCAAGCGCGCCAAGCGCAGGCGCCGCTCGATGTATCTGGTCGCCGCCGCGGCGGCACTGGTCATCGGCGGACCCGCCGTCGCGGTCGTCGCCACCTCCGCCGACGGTGGCACGAGCAACCAGGCCGCCGACCCGCACCCCACCAGTCCCGCCGAGGACGCGTTCATGGAGCACATGCCGGAGAAGGTCGAGGCGACGGACCCGGTCACCAAGGTCACCGCGACCGTCGGCATGGAACGCAAGGGCTGGGGCACCCACGCGGCCCTGGAGCTGAAGAACGTCAAGGGGCCGCTCAAGTGCAGCCTCATCGCCGTGTCCAAGACCGGCGAGGAGGAGATCGTCACCTCGTGGGCCGTGCCGAAGTGGGGTTACGGCATCCCGGGGAGCACCCACGACGTGGCGAAGAACCCGCTGTACGTGCACGGCGGCTCCGCCATGGACCGTAACGACATCGACCACTTCGAGGTCCGGACATTCGACGGCAAACGTCTGGTGGAGGTCGAGGCCTGA
- a CDS encoding HelD family protein, which produces MAAQDAAVESAGSVVDPVRDKGNDAISHPARPTGNSAGADSVRDREIAVEQEHLDQVYRRLEEKIDEAEFLMNDAAKRGQVGTPGALAERDAQVFRAGIHLNRLNNEFEDFLFGRVDLLPGKDGKKGPDGAYTSVEPADDAVRDDDSADIAETLHIGRIGVLDSDYSPLVIDWRAPAAAPFYRSTPVDPGRVVRRRVIRSKGRRVLGVEDDLMRPELTATLNGATLPVIGDGALMAALGQARSHTMRDIVSSIQAEQDLVIRAPAASVTEVSGGPGTGKTAVALHRAAYLLYQDRRRYAGGILVVSPTPLLVAYTEGVLPSLGEEGQVAIRAVGSLVDGAEATAYDEPAVSRVKGSARMLKVLRKAARGALEGDRTPAGGRGGRGGRTAGQPAARSNGQLAFGDDDPGTARDDSGANSATGAPPGTPGRAATPTRLRVVAFGRRLELESDELHRIRQSVLGGAAPVNLLRPRARKLLLDALWAKSGAASRAGDHMAKGDAELAAELRGGFDDDVTSEDSFIEFLDAWWPELTARGVLAAMADERRLGRWARRILNPNETRKVARSLRRAGPDGTGPLSVHDVAILDELEQLLGTPSRPRRRRELDPLDQLTGLEELMPQREESQRERAERLAAERTEYAHVIVDEAQDLTPMQWRMVGRRGRHATWTVVGDAAQSSWSDPDEAAEARDEALGNRPRRHFTLTVNYRNPAEIAALAAKVLALAMPGMESPAAVRSTGVEPRFSAVRDGDLAAVVREEAGRLLDRVDGTIGVVVAMNRREQAARWLAGLGDRVVALGSLEAKGLEYDATVVVSPAEIADESPAGLRVLYVALTRATQQLTVVSTGRDDPDEQGVPDLLRE; this is translated from the coding sequence GTGGCCGCGCAGGATGCCGCTGTTGAATCCGCTGGATCGGTTGTCGATCCCGTACGCGACAAGGGAAACGACGCCATAAGCCACCCCGCCCGCCCGACGGGGAACTCCGCGGGCGCCGACTCCGTCCGCGACCGCGAGATCGCTGTCGAGCAAGAACATCTCGACCAGGTCTACCGCCGCCTCGAAGAGAAGATCGACGAGGCGGAATTCCTGATGAACGACGCCGCCAAACGCGGCCAGGTCGGCACACCGGGCGCGCTCGCCGAACGCGACGCGCAGGTGTTCCGGGCCGGGATCCACCTCAACCGGCTCAACAACGAATTCGAGGACTTCCTCTTCGGACGGGTCGACCTGCTGCCCGGCAAGGACGGCAAGAAGGGCCCCGACGGCGCGTACACCTCCGTCGAGCCCGCCGACGACGCCGTACGCGACGACGACAGCGCCGACATCGCCGAGACGCTCCACATCGGCCGCATCGGGGTCCTGGACTCCGACTACTCACCGCTGGTCATCGACTGGCGCGCGCCCGCCGCCGCGCCGTTCTACCGCTCGACCCCGGTCGACCCCGGCCGTGTCGTACGGCGCCGGGTCATCCGCTCCAAGGGCCGCAGGGTCCTCGGCGTCGAGGACGACCTGATGCGCCCGGAGCTGACCGCCACGCTGAACGGCGCCACGCTCCCCGTCATCGGCGACGGCGCGCTGATGGCGGCCCTCGGCCAGGCCCGCAGCCACACCATGCGGGACATCGTCTCCTCCATCCAGGCCGAGCAGGACCTGGTGATCCGGGCGCCCGCCGCCTCCGTCACCGAGGTGTCGGGCGGCCCCGGCACCGGCAAGACCGCCGTGGCGCTGCACCGCGCCGCCTATCTCCTCTACCAGGACAGACGGCGGTACGCGGGCGGCATCCTCGTCGTCTCACCGACCCCGCTGCTCGTCGCCTACACGGAAGGCGTGCTGCCGTCCCTGGGCGAGGAGGGGCAGGTCGCGATCCGCGCGGTCGGCTCGCTGGTGGACGGCGCGGAGGCCACCGCGTACGACGAGCCCGCCGTCTCCCGCGTCAAGGGCTCGGCGCGCATGCTGAAGGTGCTGCGCAAGGCGGCACGCGGGGCCCTGGAGGGGGACAGGACACCGGCCGGCGGCCGGGGCGGACGCGGCGGCCGTACGGCGGGACAGCCCGCCGCCCGCTCCAACGGCCAGCTCGCCTTCGGCGACGACGACCCGGGCACCGCACGGGACGACAGCGGCGCCAACAGCGCCACCGGCGCCCCGCCCGGAACCCCAGGACGCGCCGCCACACCCACCCGGCTGCGGGTCGTCGCGTTCGGCCGCCGGCTGGAGCTGGAATCCGACGAGCTGCACCGCATCAGACAGTCCGTCCTCGGCGGCGCCGCGCCCGTCAACCTGCTGCGCCCGCGCGCCCGCAAGCTGCTCCTCGACGCGCTGTGGGCGAAGTCCGGCGCCGCGTCGCGGGCCGGGGACCACATGGCGAAGGGCGACGCGGAACTGGCCGCCGAACTGCGCGGCGGCTTCGACGACGACGTGACGTCCGAGGACAGCTTCATCGAGTTCCTGGACGCCTGGTGGCCCGAACTCACCGCACGCGGGGTACTGGCCGCGATGGCCGACGAGCGCCGCCTCGGCCGCTGGGCCCGCCGGATCCTCAACCCGAACGAGACCAGGAAGGTCGCCCGCTCGCTGCGGCGCGCCGGCCCCGACGGCACCGGCCCGCTGTCCGTGCACGACGTGGCGATCCTCGACGAGCTGGAACAGCTGCTCGGCACCCCCTCCCGCCCGCGCAGGCGCCGCGAGCTTGACCCGCTGGACCAGCTGACCGGGCTGGAGGAGCTGATGCCGCAGCGCGAGGAGTCGCAGCGCGAGCGCGCGGAGCGGCTGGCCGCCGAGCGCACCGAGTACGCGCACGTCATCGTCGACGAGGCGCAGGACCTCACCCCGATGCAGTGGCGGATGGTCGGCCGCCGTGGCCGGCACGCCACCTGGACGGTCGTCGGCGACGCCGCCCAGTCGTCCTGGTCCGACCCGGACGAGGCCGCGGAGGCACGCGACGAGGCCCTCGGCAACCGCCCGCGCCGCCACTTCACCCTCACGGTCAACTACCGCAACCCGGCCGAGATCGCCGCGCTGGCCGCCAAGGTGCTCGCGCTCGCGATGCCGGGCATGGAGTCCCCGGCCGCCGTCCGCTCCACGGGCGTCGAGCCGCGCTTCAGCGCCGTACGGGACGGCGATCTGGCCGCGGTCGTACGCGAGGAGGCCGGGCGCCTCCTGGACCGCGTGGACGGCACGATCGGCGTGGTCGTCGCGATGAACCGGCGGGAACAGGCCGCGCGCTGGCTCGCGGGGCTCGGCGACCGCGTCGTGGCGCTCGGCAGCCTGGAGGCGAAGGGGCTGGAGTACGACGCCACGGTGGTCGTCTCACCGGCGGAGATCGCCGACGAGTCACCGGCCGGGCTGCGGGTGCTGTACGTGGCCCTCACCCGCGCGACGCAGCAGCTCACGGTCGTCTCGACGGGCCGCGACGACCCCGACGAGCAGGGAGTTCCCGACCTGCTCAGGGAGTGA
- a CDS encoding NAD-dependent malic enzyme: protein MATAPSVSYSMTVRLEVPASGTAVSQLTTAVESSGGSVTGLDVTASGHEKLRIDVTIAASSTSHADEIVEELRGIEGVTLGKVSDRTFLMHLGGKIEMQSKHPIRNRDDLSMVYTPGVARVCMAIAENPEDARRLTIKRNSVAVVTDGSAVLGLGNIGPMAALPVMEGKAALFKRFAGIDAWPICLDTQDTDAIVEIVKAIAPGFAGINLEDISAPRCFEIEARLREALDIPVFHDDQHGTAIVVLAALTNALRVVGKAIGDVRVVMSGAGAAGTAILKLLIAAGVKHTVVADIHGVVHAGRVDLVSAAAESPLRWIADNTNPEGVTGTLKEAVVDADVFIGVSAPNVLGGEDVAAMADGAIVFALANPDPEVDPAIARETAAVVATGRSDFPNQINNVLVFPGVFRGLLDAQSRAVNTEMMLAAAAALADVVSGDELNPNYIVPSVFNDKVAGAVAGAVRSAAKAAGDVVTGATSV from the coding sequence ATGGCAACGGCGCCAAGCGTCTCGTACTCGATGACGGTCCGACTGGAAGTGCCCGCGAGCGGTACGGCGGTGTCCCAGCTGACCACGGCCGTGGAGTCCTCCGGCGGGTCGGTGACCGGCCTGGACGTCACCGCGTCCGGCCACGAGAAGCTGCGGATAGACGTCACGATCGCCGCCAGCTCCACCAGCCACGCGGACGAGATCGTCGAGGAACTCCGGGGCATCGAGGGCGTCACCCTCGGCAAGGTCTCCGACCGTACGTTCCTGATGCACCTCGGCGGCAAGATCGAGATGCAGTCCAAGCACCCCATCCGCAACCGTGACGACCTCTCCATGGTCTACACGCCGGGTGTGGCGCGGGTCTGCATGGCGATCGCGGAGAACCCCGAGGACGCCCGCCGGCTCACCATCAAGCGCAACTCCGTCGCCGTCGTCACCGACGGCTCCGCGGTGCTGGGCCTCGGCAACATCGGCCCGATGGCCGCGCTGCCCGTCATGGAGGGCAAGGCCGCCCTCTTCAAGCGGTTCGCGGGCATCGACGCGTGGCCGATCTGCCTGGACACCCAGGACACCGACGCCATCGTCGAGATCGTCAAGGCGATCGCCCCCGGCTTCGCGGGCATCAACCTGGAGGACATCTCCGCCCCCCGCTGCTTCGAGATCGAGGCGCGGCTGCGCGAGGCCCTGGACATCCCGGTCTTCCACGACGACCAGCACGGCACGGCCATCGTGGTGCTCGCCGCGCTGACCAACGCCCTGCGCGTGGTCGGCAAGGCGATCGGTGACGTGCGGGTCGTCATGTCGGGCGCGGGTGCGGCCGGTACAGCGATTCTCAAACTTCTTATCGCGGCCGGTGTCAAGCACACCGTCGTCGCCGACATCCACGGAGTGGTGCACGCCGGACGCGTCGACCTGGTGTCCGCGGCGGCCGAGTCGCCCCTGCGCTGGATCGCCGACAACACCAACCCGGAGGGCGTCACGGGCACCCTCAAGGAGGCTGTCGTCGACGCCGACGTGTTCATCGGCGTGTCGGCGCCGAACGTGCTGGGCGGCGAGGACGTCGCGGCCATGGCGGACGGCGCGATCGTCTTCGCGCTGGCCAACCCCGACCCCGAGGTCGACCCGGCAATCGCCCGCGAGACAGCGGCAGTTGTGGCCACGGGCCGCTCCGACTTCCCCAACCAGATCAACAACGTCCTGGTCTTCCCGGGCGTCTTCCGCGGCCTCCTGGACGCGCAGTCGCGCGCCGTCAACACGGAGATGATGCTCGCCGCCGCCGCGGCCCTCGCGGACGTCGTCTCGGGTGACGAACTCAACCCGAACTACATCGTCCCCTCGGTCTTCAACGACAAGGTCGCGGGCGCCGTGGCAGGGGCCGTAAGGTCCGCCGCCAAGGCCGCGGGTGACGTTGTGACAGGCGCCACGTCCGTCTGA
- a CDS encoding HU family DNA-binding protein: protein MNRSELVAALADRAEVTRKDADAVLAALAETVGEIVAKGDEKVTIPGFLTFERTHRAARTARNPQTGDPIQIPAGYSVKVSAGSKLKEAAKGK, encoded by the coding sequence ATGAACCGCAGTGAGCTGGTGGCCGCCCTGGCCGACCGCGCCGAGGTGACTCGCAAGGATGCCGACGCCGTGCTGGCCGCCCTCGCCGAGACCGTTGGCGAGATCGTCGCCAAGGGCGACGAGAAGGTCACCATCCCCGGCTTCCTGACCTTCGAGCGCACCCACCGTGCCGCTCGCACCGCTCGTAACCCGCAGACCGGCGACCCGATCCAGATCCCGGCCGGCTACAGCGTGAAGGTCTCCGCGGGCTCCAAGCTCAAGGAAGCCGCCAAGGGCAAGTAA
- the murA gene encoding UDP-N-acetylglucosamine 1-carboxyvinyltransferase, with amino-acid sequence MTGTDDVMLVHGGTPLEGEIRVRGAKNLVPKAMVAALLGSGPSRLRNVPDIRDVRVVRGLLQLHGVTVRPGEEPGELVLDPSHVESANVADIDAHAGSSRIPILFCGPLLHRLGHAFIPGLGGCDIGGRPIDFHFEVLRQFGATIEKRADGQYLEAPQRLRGTKIRLPYPSVGSTEQVLLTAVLAEGVTELSNAAVEPEIEDLICVLQKMGAIISMDTDRTIRITGVDKLGGYNHRALPDRLEAASWASAALATEGNIYVRGAQQRSMMTFLNTFRRVGGAFEIDDKGIRFWHPGGPLNAIALETDVHPGFQTDWQQPLVVALTQAAGLSIVHETVYESRLGFTSALNQMGAHIQLYRECLGGSDCRFGQRNFLHSAVVSGPTKLQGADLVIPDLRGGFSYLIAALAAQGTSRVHGIDLINRGYENFMEKLVELGAKVELPGRSLV; translated from the coding sequence ATGACCGGCACAGACGATGTAATGCTTGTCCACGGCGGAACCCCGCTGGAGGGCGAGATCCGCGTCCGCGGCGCGAAGAACCTGGTGCCGAAGGCCATGGTCGCCGCCCTGCTCGGCAGCGGGCCCAGCAGACTGCGCAACGTGCCCGACATCCGTGACGTACGGGTGGTCAGGGGGCTGCTCCAACTGCACGGTGTGACCGTCCGCCCCGGCGAGGAGCCGGGCGAGCTGGTCCTCGACCCGTCGCACGTCGAGAGCGCCAACGTCGCCGACATCGACGCCCACGCGGGCTCGTCACGCATCCCGATCCTGTTCTGCGGGCCGTTGCTGCACCGCCTCGGCCACGCCTTCATCCCGGGCCTCGGCGGCTGCGACATCGGCGGCCGGCCCATCGACTTCCACTTCGAGGTCCTGCGCCAGTTCGGCGCGACGATCGAGAAGCGCGCGGACGGGCAGTATCTGGAGGCCCCGCAGCGGCTGCGCGGCACGAAGATCCGGCTGCCGTACCCCTCGGTCGGCTCGACGGAGCAGGTGCTGCTGACGGCCGTCCTGGCCGAGGGCGTCACCGAGTTGTCGAACGCCGCGGTGGAGCCGGAGATCGAGGACCTGATCTGCGTGCTCCAGAAGATGGGCGCGATCATCTCGATGGACACCGACCGGACGATCCGTATCACCGGTGTCGACAAGCTCGGCGGCTACAACCACCGCGCCCTGCCGGACCGTCTGGAGGCCGCCTCCTGGGCGTCGGCCGCGCTGGCGACCGAAGGCAACATCTACGTGCGCGGGGCCCAGCAGCGGTCGATGATGACGTTCCTGAACACCTTCCGCAGGGTGGGCGGCGCGTTCGAGATCGACGACAAGGGCATCCGCTTCTGGCACCCGGGCGGCCCGCTGAACGCGATCGCCCTGGAGACCGACGTACACCCCGGTTTCCAGACCGACTGGCAGCAGCCGCTGGTGGTGGCGCTGACGCAGGCCGCGGGCCTGTCCATCGTCCACGAGACGGTGTACGAGTCGCGGCTCGGCTTCACCTCGGCGCTCAACCAGATGGGCGCGCACATCCAGTTGTACCGGGAGTGCCTGGGCGGCTCGGACTGCCGCTTCGGCCAGCGCAACTTCCTGCACTCGGCGGTCGTGTCGGGCCCCACGAAGCTCCAGGGCGCCGATCTGGTCATTCCCGACCTGCGCGGCGGCTTCTCGTATCTGATCGCGGCGCTGGCGGCGCAGGGCACCTCCCGGGTGCACGGCATCGACCTGATCAACCGCGGCTACGAGAACTTCATGGAGAAGCTGGTCGAGCTGGGCGCGAAGGTCGAACTGCCGGGCCGCTCGCTGGTCTGA
- a CDS encoding YqgE/AlgH family protein, whose translation MTEVSSLTGRLLVATPALADPNFDRAVVLLLDHDEEGSLGVVLNRPTPVDVGDILESWGDLAGDPGVVFQGGPVSLDSALGLAVIPGDEGPLGWRRVHGAIGLVDLETPPELLARALGSLRIFAGYAGWGPGQLENELTEGAWYVVESEPGDVSSPRPESLWRAVLRRQRSELAMVATYPDDPSLN comes from the coding sequence ATGACCGAGGTGTCCTCGCTCACAGGGCGGCTGCTCGTCGCGACTCCGGCCCTGGCGGATCCGAACTTCGACCGCGCGGTGGTGCTCCTGCTCGACCACGACGAGGAGGGCTCGCTCGGCGTGGTCCTCAACCGGCCCACCCCGGTGGACGTCGGGGACATCCTGGAGTCCTGGGGCGACCTCGCAGGGGACCCCGGCGTCGTCTTCCAGGGCGGCCCGGTCTCCCTCGACTCGGCGCTCGGTCTCGCCGTCATCCCCGGCGACGAGGGGCCGCTCGGCTGGCGGCGGGTGCACGGCGCGATCGGCCTCGTCGATCTGGAGACTCCGCCCGAACTGCTCGCGCGGGCGCTCGGTTCGCTGCGGATCTTCGCCGGATACGCGGGCTGGGGTCCGGGCCAGCTGGAGAACGAACTGACCGAAGGCGCCTGGTACGTGGTGGAGTCGGAGCCCGGCGACGTGTCGTCGCCGCGCCCCGAGAGCCTGTGGCGCGCGGTCCTGCGCAGACAGCGCAGCGAACTCGCCATGGTGGCCACCTATCCGGACGACCCCTCGCTCAACTGA
- a CDS encoding DUF3039 domain-containing protein has product MSTLEPERGAGTGTLVEPTPKVSHGDGDHERFAHYVQKDKIMASALDGTPVVALCGKVWVPGRDPKKYPVCPMCKEIYESMGPGGDKDKGGKDKSGKGKS; this is encoded by the coding sequence ATGAGCACTCTTGAGCCCGAGCGCGGGGCAGGTACGGGCACCCTCGTGGAGCCGACACCGAAGGTGTCGCACGGCGACGGCGACCACGAGCGCTTCGCCCATTACGTCCAGAAGGACAAGATCATGGCGAGTGCCCTCGACGGCACTCCGGTGGTGGCACTCTGCGGGAAGGTCTGGGTCCCGGGGCGCGACCCCAAGAAGTATCCGGTCTGTCCGATGTGCAAGGAGATCTACGAGTCCATGGGCCCCGGCGGGGACAAGGACAAGGGCGGCAAGGACAAGAGCGGCAAGGGCAAGAGCTAG
- a CDS encoding beta-N-acetylhexosaminidase has product MDLIPAPVSVEGPQSGGFVPDSATTLWAAPGTEGTERWLRATLGAALGLPLAPGPPGGSNAVSLRVDESMAPEEYRLDITAEWGAEIHGGSAAGVFWGAQTLRQLLGPKAFRRAPVSPGVRQEIPRQVIEDRPRFGWRGVMLDVSRHFMPKDGVLRFLDLMAAHKLNVFHFHLTDDQGWRVQIKRYPKLTEVGAWRSRTKYGHRFSDIWDEKPHGGYYTQDDIREIVAYAAERHISVVPEIDIPGHSQAAISAYPELGNTDVVDTSALEVWDTWGVNPNVLAPSDNTLRFFEGVFEELLDLFPAATSPFIHIGGDECPKDQWKRSPAAQERIRELGLADEDELQSWFIRHFDGWLSARGRRLIGWDEILEGGLAPGAAVSSWRGYAGGIAAAKAGHDVVMCPEQQVYLDHRQAGGADEPMPIGYVRTLEDVYRFEPVPPELTGADAAHVLGTQANVWTEVMQDRSRVDYQLFPRLSAFAEVAWSALPASADRDFTDFERRMTVHYKRLDALGVDYRPPGGPLPWQRRPAPNGDSASLGRPIEGPPPNV; this is encoded by the coding sequence ATGGACCTGATTCCGGCGCCTGTCAGTGTCGAAGGCCCGCAGAGCGGTGGCTTCGTCCCCGACTCGGCCACCACGCTCTGGGCGGCGCCCGGGACCGAGGGCACCGAGCGCTGGCTGCGCGCCACCCTCGGGGCGGCCCTCGGGCTCCCGCTCGCCCCCGGCCCGCCCGGCGGCAGCAACGCCGTGTCGCTGCGCGTCGACGAGTCCATGGCCCCCGAGGAGTACCGGCTGGACATCACCGCCGAGTGGGGCGCGGAGATCCACGGCGGCAGCGCGGCCGGTGTCTTCTGGGGCGCCCAGACGCTCCGTCAGCTCCTCGGCCCCAAGGCCTTCCGCCGCGCGCCCGTGTCCCCCGGCGTACGGCAGGAGATCCCCCGTCAGGTCATCGAGGACCGCCCCCGCTTCGGCTGGCGCGGCGTCATGCTCGACGTGTCACGGCACTTCATGCCCAAGGACGGCGTTCTGCGCTTCCTCGACCTGATGGCCGCGCACAAGCTCAACGTCTTCCACTTCCATCTCACGGACGATCAGGGCTGGCGCGTCCAGATCAAGCGGTACCCGAAGCTGACCGAGGTCGGCGCGTGGCGGTCGAGGACCAAGTACGGCCACCGGTTCTCGGACATCTGGGACGAGAAGCCGCACGGCGGTTACTACACCCAGGACGACATCCGCGAGATCGTCGCGTACGCCGCCGAGCGGCACATCTCCGTCGTCCCCGAGATCGACATCCCGGGCCACTCGCAGGCCGCCATCTCCGCCTATCCGGAGCTGGGCAACACCGACGTCGTCGATACCTCCGCGCTGGAGGTCTGGGACACCTGGGGCGTCAACCCGAACGTGCTCGCGCCCTCCGACAACACGCTGCGATTCTTCGAGGGCGTCTTCGAGGAGCTGCTCGACCTCTTCCCGGCCGCCACCTCGCCGTTCATCCACATCGGCGGCGACGAGTGCCCCAAGGACCAGTGGAAGCGCTCGCCCGCCGCCCAGGAGCGGATCCGTGAACTGGGCCTCGCCGACGAGGACGAGCTCCAGTCCTGGTTCATCCGGCACTTCGACGGCTGGCTCTCCGCGCGCGGCCGGCGCCTCATCGGCTGGGACGAGATCCTGGAGGGCGGTCTCGCGCCCGGCGCCGCCGTCTCCTCCTGGCGCGGGTACGCGGGCGGGATCGCGGCGGCCAAGGCCGGCCACGACGTCGTCATGTGCCCCGAGCAGCAGGTCTATCTGGACCACCGGCAGGCGGGCGGCGCGGACGAGCCGATGCCCATCGGATACGTGCGCACGCTGGAGGACGTCTACCGCTTCGAGCCCGTACCGCCGGAGCTGACCGGCGCCGACGCCGCCCATGTCCTGGGCACCCAGGCCAATGTGTGGACCGAGGTGATGCAGGACCGTTCCCGCGTCGACTACCAGCTCTTCCCGCGACTCTCCGCGTTCGCCGAGGTCGCCTGGTCGGCCCTGCCCGCGTCCGCGGACCGTGACTTCACCGATTTCGAACGGCGAATGACCGTGCACTACAAGCGCCTTGACGCCCTCGGGGTCGATTACCGGCCGCCCGGCGGCCCGTTGCCCTGGCAGCGCCGCCCCGCGCCGAACGGGGACTCCGCGAGTCTCGGACGCCCGATCGAGGGACCGCCCCCGAACGTGTGA